The Nicotiana tomentosiformis chromosome 2, ASM39032v3, whole genome shotgun sequence genome includes the window tgatgttatgaacacatataactatgcatggtatgacatttttacgcatatgcatgacattataaaaaatgaaatgattcacagagctatgcagatatacatgtcgagtcttttactctatgtttctctcatgtctattatttactgatttgcattccttacatactcggtacattatttgtactgacgtcccttttgtctggggacgctgcgtttcatgtccGCAAGTCTAAATAGACacgtcgagagtcctccaagtaggctatcaactcagcggaagatgttggtgcgctccatttgctccgaagttgttattggtcagtatgattaggacatgtgttgattggtatggcggggctctgtcccgaccttcaTGATATTTaggtatccttagaggcttgtagatataagtcgtgtacgtgaaagattatacggccttgtcggcctatgtctagtgtaattttggtcttataggccctttgtcacatgtataagtttttatatcagattgggtcatcctatattgagtattcccttatgtttattctggttaacccatgacggcccgtttggcccatttacAAATGACcgtacgataagaatgatatgtaatattggtactcggttaagtaaggtaccgggtgcccgtcgcagcccatcagtttgggtcgtgacaacttcactcacttggaacCTACACTCGTACCCCACACTTTCAAACAAGCCCAAAAACATCCGGAGTGGAGAGCTgcaatgaaaaataaatttgatgCTTTACTGAATAACCACACTTGGGAACTTGTTACAAATGATCCCTCTAAGAATGTTGTTTCATGTAAGTGGCTTTTCAGGATTAAGAGTAAAACGTATGGTTCTGTTGATCGCTACAAAGCAAGACTGGTTGCGAAGGGATTTATTCAAAGGCCGGGTGTCGACTTTCACTCCACTTTCAGTCCAGTGGTCAAACCCACGATTGTGCGAATCATACTTGTTGTTGCCCTTCGTTTTCACTGGCTTCTTCGTTAACTCGAAGTCAACAATGCATTTCTTCAAGGTGACCTTGAAGAAGAGGTCTACATGACGCAACCTCCGGGTTTTGCTTGTGCTAATAATCAGACTCATATTTGTAAGTTGCGCAAAGCAATTTATGGCTTGATGCAAGCACCTCGGGCTTGGTATAATGCACTCAAAGGCCATCTTTCCTACATGGGATTTGTCAAGACTAAATCTGACAACTCCTTATTCACTCGGCATAGCAACGCTGGTTTCATGTTTATTTTGGTAAATGTTGATGATATCATAGTTACTGGCAGCAACTCTATCACTGTGAATGAGGTTATATCTTCCCTTGCCTCTCGTTTTTCAATTAAAGATTTAGGAAATCTTAATTATTTTCTTGGTGTTGAGGTGATTCGGAATTCTGATGATATTATTCTCTCTCAAGCTAATTATGTTAATGAGATCCTGAATGATGAATTGATGGCTGATTGTAAGAGCGCTAACACACCAATGAGTGCCTCTGCGTTGCTAAAACTTAATGATGGGGCTCCGCAAAAAATGCAACTCGCTATCGTCGAGTCCTAGGCAAACTTCAATATCTATCTTTTACAAGGCCGGATATTTCCTATGCAGGCAATAAATTGTCCCAGTTTATGCAATCGCCATATGATCTTCATTCGAAATCTGTGAAACGTGTTCTCAGGTACCTTCGTGGTACAATTCAGTTTGGCCTACGTGTGTCCCCAAATGTTGATTTCAATCTGCACATGTATTCTGATGCCGACTGGGCTAGAGATCTCACTGACAGATCCTCCACGTCTGGTTATATTCTGTTCCTTGACCGATACCCCATCAGTTGGTCTTCAAAAAAGCAAAAAACTGTCGCTCGCTCATCAACTGAAGCCGAATATAGAGCTGTTGCCAATGCTCTTGCCGAATTGTTATGGGTGAGAAACCTATTGCTTGAAATGCGGCTTAATATTAGAGATACCCCGACAATCTACTGTGACAACATTGGTGTCACTTAGCTAAGCGAGAATTCGGGCCTTCATAGTCGCATGAAGCATGTCGAGGTAGACTTTCCTTTTGTGTGCAACCATGTTGAACGCAAGGCGGTTCGAGTTGTTCATGTTCATTCAACTGACCAACTAGCTGATACGCTCACTAAAGCACTTGCCAAACCAGCCTTTGATCGCAATCTGTTCAAGTTAGGCTTAGTGACACATAGTCTAACTTGAGGGGGGCGTATCGGACCAACAATCCCTGTTACTAGTAGTTATCAGTTTGTTCTTAGTATTTATCTCTTTAGATTAGATTGCATTTATCTTCTAGATTAGATGATATCATAGTTAGTTCTTCAGAGTTATCTATTTCATTTAGATATGATTCTTTAGATATTTGGTTTACATAAAACTCTAGAAAGTTGGTTACTGTAACTTGTAGTTAAACTCATTTATGCATTCAATAAGAGATAAAGTTTTCCAAAGTTTTCCAGCACCTATTCAAGTGTTCATACACTTATCCATCTTACTGTTGTAATGAAAGATCTATTACTTGATCAGAGGAAAAACCTAGCTAACCTTATCGATTGATTTGTCTAATTGCAAGGATTTCTTGCTTATCCATCCATAAAAAACGGTTACGAATAAGATCAAAAGGTTGTCATTACACAAGGATTTCTTTTTGCTTATCCATTCTATCATGAACGGTTATGAATGGGCTTAAAATACTAGTAATAAGATTAAAAGGTCATCATTACGCAAGAATTTGTCTTGCTTATCCATTCATTTTTGTTACTATTGAACTTAAAATACGAtgtaaatttgggattttaattttttaaattcaaGATCGAACCCATCACCTTGTTTAAGTTATGagtttatattaatatttaagcaACGATAATGAGTTTTACATAAATAAATTTAGGTCTAAATTAAAAGTCATGCGTTCATATATTACTAGATCCGCTATAAAGATCAAATGGTCATCACTACAGCAAACAATGCAATGCAATTGATAGTGCAGCCATTTTCCATCCGACCGGATGCTATTGCACGTGGGGAAATGCTATTCACAGGCTatccatttttttttatatacttaTCTGTTTTCCTCCAATCAATTAAAGTAGTCACTGTTTGAAATTGATGGTGGCAATTTTAAGACATTTCTCCATTACCAGACAGGATAAGTTACTTGTCGAAGAACCTTGGTGTGGTATCAAAAGTGTAATTTACAATATGCTATCCAAATCTACAAAGAGCCAATAAATTCAAAGCAAACTGCCAGGTGGCCTTATAAAAATCATAGGAAAAAGGAATCCATTTCATAAGAATCAATCAAACTAAAACTTGCCATTCTTGAAATTCCCTTACCAAACATGTCATCTTTTCATTCTTCTCTATGCTTCTCTGTTCAGAAATTaccatcatcatcaccatcagAGCAAGAGATGAGTCTTTTATCAACAAAACCAAAATCCATTCTCCAAAAAAACCTACTCTATCAACCAACTCACAAGAACATTTCTTTGCAATTCAAGGAGAAAATCTTGTGCTTGGAAATCATGGGTGTTGATTCAGGAAAAGCACTCTCTCAAAACCCTTGTCTCCACACAGCTTCGTTACACACTATTCATTCCATCATCACCTTCCTTCAGTCCAAAGGCCTTCACCAAAAGGACTTTGCAAGAATCTTTGGCATGTGCCCAAGAATCTTGACATCAGATATAAGATCTGACCTCAATCCAGTTTTCAACTTCCTCTCAAAAGACCTAAGAGTCCCTGAAAGTAACTTCAGAAGGGTCATTAACAAATGTCCAAGATTACTAATTTGCAGTGTGAAAGACCAGCTAAAACCAGCTTTGTTTTATCTTCAAAGACTTGGGTTCAGAGATTTGCATCATTTAGCTTATCAGGATCCAATATTGTTGGTTTCCAGTGTGGAAAATACGTTGATACCCAAGCTGGAGTATTTGGTAAGTCTAGGATTTTCAAGAAATGAAGCAGTGGAAATGACTTTGAGGTGTCCAGGGCTGTTCACTTTCAGCATTGACAacaatttcaagcctaaatttgAATACTTTTCTCAAGAAATGGGAGGTGAATTGGATGAATTGACGGAGTTTCCTCAGTATTTTGCTTTTAGTTTGGAGAAGAGGATAAAGCCAAGGCACAATGAAGTTGTACAGAGTGGAGTTTCAATTCCCTTGCCTTTGATGCTCAAGACTACTGATGAAGAGTTCAAGGAGATGATAAGGCAAGAAACTAGATAAAGTAATCTCATCTCTGGATATTATTAATTCTCATCTCTCTGTAAATCCTTTGCTAACATATTTTCTCAAACACGTTGTTTAATGTAATGTAAATTTGGCTAATAATTTTCAATAGGGAATGCATATGTGACTAGAGGATCAGTTTCTGATATATTGATTTGCCTTTTCTTCAGAAATAACTGGGTTATGTTCGTCCAGAGAGTCAAAACAACTTTCTTCTTTGAACTCAAATTTTTATAATAACTGTTATAGCAGTTCAGGTGTGATTTATACCACTTTATTTTTACTCTCTAAATGTAAAATTCTTTATCAGTGAAACATCGTCCAAATTTATCTCGAAAATAAGAGAAGGGTTACCCTCAAACAATTGTGTACTTTTGTATTAACCTCTTTCATTGATGTTATTCTAAGTTTTTTCTCCTTTTATTGTTTATTTCTTCTTTAAAAGGTCAATCAGTTTGGATACAAAGTAAAGAATATTATTCCAAAGATTAATGAATTAACGTCAAAAGGCAATGGGAAAACAAGATGACTCATCGTACGCAAAAATACAGTGTATTTCTGTCTGTTAATCTATTTCTTTTAAgttgttttagtttttttttttttttcttgcgGAAAAGAGCCTTTACCGATACTTATTTTTTGttcaatatttttgaaataattgacaTTTACCTGCTTTTTGAAttggagaaagaaaaaaagagaaaaataataaataatacaactGTTAATAAACAAagtataataaattaaaaaatctaaattaGATAGTTTTTAACATCCCCAatttaatgaattcgttgcaccaaatgtatggagactttgcaagtattagtgattgaaaTTGAAGTTTCTCGGAGACTTTACATTATCGAATTCCACTTTGCTTTAATCAAATGCCTAcacattgtgcactcttaagttagtcgatcgaactctatactaatcaggcaatgacaaaatatatttaaatatacaTGTACATATATGATAATCAgctgcatataatacacaataaatagacccactgaattctacggtgtgtatatgattgaaaaataaataaaattttaaacgaATTCCAAACCCATTATTACAAGAAGAGAAGTGAgtgcattggtaattaaaaataattatgaataatttgtatagtctagtaactttagcattcacatcaatagtaatttctgaaaataatggagcaagaagaacaacaagtgatttaaataaaagaaatttaggaaattttggattacttaatagATGAAGAGGTAATTTTTAAATGTTTGCTGAttataggggtaaatttggccagatagtataacggtagaagtaaatttggccggataatataatgaatgttaaatgtagacaatatttaaaagtagaggggtatatttagCCCTTTTTTCAAGTTTTAAATTTGCCCCAATTTTAACGGCCAGAACACATGGCACATAAGGAACAAAAGACTCGTCCCAATTTAAAAACCCGATTCTTTTACAAACCCGCCCCTTGATTCAACCCATTACCCAATACCCATTCCCAACTCACTGCTCTTTAGTGAAGAATCAGAACTTAGACTCATTTATATTATAAATATCAAAAGGATGAACAATAATTGAGCAAATACACATTCCAAAACATTGAAAATCTAATCTTGATCATCAAATTTATGTATAGAGAAACATAGCTCTTGTTCCT containing:
- the LOC104118932 gene encoding transcription termination factor MTEF1, chloroplastic translates to MSSFHSSLCFSVQKLPSSSPSEQEMSLLSTKPKSILQKNLLYQPTHKNISLQFKEKILCLEIMGVDSGKALSQNPCLHTASLHTIHSIITFLQSKGLHQKDFARIFGMCPRILTSDIRSDLNPVFNFLSKDLRVPESNFRRVINKCPRLLICSVKDQLKPALFYLQRLGFRDLHHLAYQDPILLVSSVENTLIPKLEYLVSLGFSRNEAVEMTLRCPGLFTFSIDNNFKPKFEYFSQEMGGELDELTEFPQYFAFSLEKRIKPRHNEVVQSGVSIPLPLMLKTTDEEFKEMIRQETR